A segment of the Acidimicrobiales bacterium genome:
TGCCCCCTGGTGCGGCCGAACGCCAGCTCGTCGTCGGCCGGGAGGCAGCCCCGGCCCATGCCGTTGGCGAACACGGGGACGCGGAGCGACGCCGCGCACCGGCGGAGGGCGTCCCAGGCGCCGTCCCAGTACACGTCGGTCCCGGCGACGATCGCCGGGCGCTCGGCCGTGGCCACCAGCTCCGCCGCCCTGGCCACGTCGTCGGGGTCCGGCTCGACTCCGCTCGGCACGACGGTCCCGGGGACCTCGACGGGCGCGGTCGAGGACGCGAACACGACGTCGAGGGGGAAGTCGAGGAACACCGGGCCCCGGTGGGGGGTCATGGCGGTGACGACCGCCTCGGCCACCTGCTTCGGGATGTCACCGACCTCGGTCGCCGTCCCCGCCCACTTGGTGACCGGGGCGAGGATCGGCACGTGGTCGAGCTCCTGGAGGGACCCGGCGCCCCAGCGGTCCTGCGGCGCCCGCCCGGCGAGGACGACGAGCGGCGAGCCGTTGAACCAGGCCGTCGTCACCGCGCTGATCCCGTTGGTGACGCCCGGGCCGGCGGTGAGGACGGCCACCCCCGGCCGGCGGGTCAGCTTGGCCGTCGCCTCGGCGGCGAAGGTGGCGGTCTGCTCGTGGCGGACGTCGACGATGCGCAGGCCCGCCTTCACGGCGGCGTCGAAGAACGGGAACACGTGGCCGCCGGAGAGCGTGAACAGCTCCCCGACGCCGAGCCCCCGCAGCGGTGCGAGGGCGAGCTCGCCGCCGTGCCCCTCGACCGTCGCCATCAGGCAACCTCGGCGGCCGACGCCACCCGGTCGAGGAAGGCGGAGAGCGCCGCCCACCACGCCTCGGGCGCCTCGAACTGGGGGCTGTGCCCGCCGCCGGCCACCACCGTGAGCTGCGCGCCGGGGATGGCCTCGGCCATGGCCAGCGACGGGGCCAGGAAGGCGTCCTCCTCGCCGACGATGACGAGCACCGGCAGGTCGAGCCGGCGGAGCGCGTCGAGGCGGTCCTCCTGGACGACCATCCGGGGGACCATCGCCGCGTACATGGCCGACGAGCAGGCCCGGAACTTGGCGTCGCCGTACTCCGCGTAGTCGGGCCGGCGGGCCCGCACCCGACGGTCGGCCTCGGTGGCGAGTGGACCGTCGAGCCCGGCGAGGAGGTCGGCGAGCGCGCCGATCCCGGAGCATCGGACGATCTCGACGGCGAGCCGGGCCTGGTCCGGGTCGACGTCGACCGACCGGTGGGTCGTGTCCATGAGGACCAGGGCGTCGAGGCGGTCGGGATGCCGGACGGCGAGGTCCTGGGCCGCCATCCCGCCCATGGAGTGGCCGAGGAGGGTGAACCGCCGCCAGCCGAGGGCGTCGGCCAGGGCGAGCAGGTCATCGGCGAGGATGGCGAGCGAGTAGGCGGCCTCGTCGTCGGGCTGCACGCTGTCCCCGTGCCCTCGCAGGTCGGGGGCGACGGCGTGCCACCCCCGCTCGGCGAGCGGGTCGAGCCACTCGGCGAAGTCCTCCTTGGCCCCGGTGAACCCGTGGACGAGCATGACCGGCCGTCCACCGCCGCCCGCCTCGGCCACCGCCAGCTCCCCCGCCGGGATGGCGACCGCGCGCCGCTCCATCGCACCTCCTGGGCCTGCCCGAGCCGGGCCGCCGCACCCTACCCGCGGCCATCGGGCCGACCCAGGCGCCCGCCGGACCGACGGCCACCCTCCGGGCGGGGTCTCCCGCCGCCGGCGCGGCGACCCCGAGCCCCGCCGCGGTCGACGGCGGCGGCGGCGGCGGAGCGCCGGCGCAGGCGACCCCGAGCCCCGCCGCGGACGGCGGCGGCGCACCCCTCCGGCGGGTCAGTCGCCGCCGGGGATGGTGGCGACGTCGGACGGGTCGGGGACCACGATCTCCACCGGCTCGCCGAAGTCGAAGTAGTCGGCCGACACGGTGACCCCGACGTCGCCGCCGGCCGACGCTCCCGGGACGGCGCCCGCCGGCACCGTGTACGTCAGCGCCACCCGGCGCACGAGGCCGGCGCCGTCGACCCAGACGTCGAGCGGGAACGGGTGCAGCGTGCCCGAGGCCTGGAGCGAGTCGAGCATCGGCTGGAGCGCCGCCCGCTGCTCGGCGGGCACGCTGGCGGCCAGGTCGTCGACCGACAGGGTGGCCCGCAGGTGCGTGGTGGCCACGTCGCGCACGTCCTCGGCGCCGACGGTCTCGACGTCGCCGCTCCCGTGGAGCAGGTCGAGCACGACCCGCGGGTCGAGCCCGCCGGCCGGCATGGGCGACCCGGCCGCGCCGAGGGCGCCGGCGTCGAAGCTCACCCACTCCTGACCAGCGGCGTCGGCCAGCGCCGGCAGTCGCATGTAGAACGTGGTGCCGTCGACGACGAGCTCGGTCGTGCCGCCGAGGGCCGCGCCGGCCGCCCCGCCGGCCCCCGCGATGCCGGCGAGCCCGGACAGGTCGGCCCGCATGGTCGCCTGCTCGGCGGCGGTGTCGTAGGCGCCCTCGATCGTCATCGACACGTCGTCCTCGCTCACCCCGGCGAGGGTGACGACCATCTCGAAGCGGCCGGTGCCGGCGTCGACGGTGCGCTCGGCCGCGTCGGCGAGGAACGGCGCGCTCGCCACCACCTCGACCCCGGCGGCGACGTCGGAGCGGACGCCGCACGCGGCGGCGCCGAGCGCGACGGCGGCCGCCAGGGCCACGACCCACCGGTTCCCGCGCATGCTGCCCCTCCGTGCCGTCGACGTGGCGCTATTCCATAGCATTTCGATGCACCTTGTCAACCGGAATCGTCCGCGGTTGGACCGCCCATCGCAGACGCCCCCGCCGTAGAATTCCGCCAGGCCGCCCAGCACGACGTGGCAGGGTGCCTGCGGCTCGGGAGCAGGGGGAGACGTGGACAAGCGCAGGACGATCGTGCTGGTGGCCCGGGTGGCAGCCAGCTTCGTCATGCTCTGGGTCCTGCTCAGCCGCATCCCGGACTTCGACGCCGGCGCCGTCGTCCCCGACTCGGACATCGGCAACCTGCTGTGGCTGGCCGGCGCGGCCGCCTTCACCCTGGCGGCCATCGTCCTCTCCACCCTCCGGTGGAAGGAGGTCCTGGCCGCCCTCGGCCTCCGGGCCCGCCTCGGCCGCCTCCTGTCGGTGTACCTGGCCGGCCAGTTCGTGGCCAACGTGCTCCCCACCACCATCGGGGGCGACGTCCTGCGGGTCAGCCGCCTGGCCAAGGACACCGGCGAGGCGCCGCGCACGTTCGCCTCGGTCGTCCTCGAGCGGCTGACCGGGTGGCTGGTGCTGCCGGTGATCACGTTCGTCGGGTTCATCGTCAACCCCGGCCTCACCCACCTCGGCACGGCCACCCAGGTGGCCCTCGCCCTCGCCGGCGGCACGCTCGTGGCCCTGGCCCTGCTCCTCGCCGTCGTGGCCAGCCGCCCGCTCAGCGAGCGGCCGACCGCACCGACCGGGTGGCGGCGCTTCGCCGGCGCCGTGCACCTCGGCGTGGACCGGCTGCGGCGCCAGCCCGGGGTCGCCCTGCGGGTCGTCCTCGTCGGCTTCGCCTACCAGCTGGCGCTGGTGCTGGCGGCCGTGATGGCGGCCCAGGCCCTCGGCCTCCGGGTCGCCGGCCTCACCGCCATGCTGGCCTTCTTCCCGGCCGTCGCCATCGCCCAGGTCCTGCCGATCGGCATCTCCGGCCTCGGCGTCCGGGAGAGCGCGTTCGTGCTGTTCCTCACGCCGCTCGGCGTCCCGGCCGAGCAGGCCGTCGCCCTCGGGCTCCTGCTCTACGCGCTGAACCTGGTCGTCAGCCTCCTCGGCGCGCCCGCCTTCGCCATCGGCGGCAGGCCGACCAGGGCCATCGCCTGAGCCGGTGACCCGGCCGGCGCGCGGCTCCGACGCGCCCGGCGCGCCGGCCCGGCTGCAGTGGTGGCGCGAGCTGGTCTACATCGGCGCCTTCTACCTCCTCTACTCCGCGGTCCGGAACCTGTTCGGGTCGGAGGGCGGGTCGGTGGCCCACGCCAGGGACGTGGCCTTCGGGCACGCCGAGGTCGTCATCGCCATCGAGCGGGCCGTCGGCCTGTTCTTCGAGGAGCGCCTCCAGCGCTGGACCCTGTCCCTCCCGGGGCACGGCGGGATCGTCGCCTGGAACGTCTGGTAC
Coding sequences within it:
- a CDS encoding alpha/beta hydrolase; translation: MERRAVAIPAGELAVAEAGGGGRPVMLVHGFTGAKEDFAEWLDPLAERGWHAVAPDLRGHGDSVQPDDEAAYSLAILADDLLALADALGWRRFTLLGHSMGGMAAQDLAVRHPDRLDALVLMDTTHRSVDVDPDQARLAVEIVRCSGIGALADLLAGLDGPLATEADRRVRARRPDYAEYGDAKFRACSSAMYAAMVPRMVVQEDRLDALRRLDLPVLVIVGEEDAFLAPSLAMAEAIPGAQLTVVAGGGHSPQFEAPEAWWAALSAFLDRVASAAEVA
- a CDS encoding lysylphosphatidylglycerol synthase transmembrane domain-containing protein, which codes for MDKRRTIVLVARVAASFVMLWVLLSRIPDFDAGAVVPDSDIGNLLWLAGAAAFTLAAIVLSTLRWKEVLAALGLRARLGRLLSVYLAGQFVANVLPTTIGGDVLRVSRLAKDTGEAPRTFASVVLERLTGWLVLPVITFVGFIVNPGLTHLGTATQVALALAGGTLVALALLLAVVASRPLSERPTAPTGWRRFAGAVHLGVDRLRRQPGVALRVVLVGFAYQLALVLAAVMAAQALGLRVAGLTAMLAFFPAVAIAQVLPIGISGLGVRESAFVLFLTPLGVPAEQAVALGLLLYALNLVVSLLGAPAFAIGGRPTRAIA